Below is a genomic region from Fusobacterium canifelinum.
TATGTTGGCAACAAGTTTTGATGAAAGATCAGCTTTTAAAATAGATTTACCTAAATCTACTGCTGCAAAAACCAAAAGTACATTAAAAGAAGTACAAGTTTTGGTTGATAAAGATAGAAATGTATATTTAAGATATACAGATAATTCTGGAAAATCTCAAAATGAGAAATTAGATTTAGCAAGTTTTGTTTCAGTTGTATCTGAAAAATTGAATAACTCTGAAAATAAGGACGTAATAATTTCAGCTGATAAAGATATTGATTATGGATTCATTGTTGAAATAATGAGTTTACTAAAAGAATCAGGAGCAAGTGCTATAAATATAGATACTGCAATCAAAAGTAGGTGATAAAAATGAAGAAAAATGACTATATTTGTTTATTTTTATCAATAGTTATAAATATAGGTATAATACTTGCTTTAACAATATTTTCAACAGATGAAACAATAGAAACAGATGAAATTAAAATAGGTTTGATAGCGGTTGAATCTGATGCTACTACAAAGTTTAAAGGCGAAAAGAATGTAGATGCTAAAAAACAAAATTTAGAAGCAGATAGTATAGAGAAGAAAGCTGAAGAAGATAAGAAACGGGAAGAAAAACCTGTGGAGAAACCAGAAGAAAAACCAGTTGAAAAGCCTGAAAAAGAAAAGCCAGAAAAAAAAGTAGAAGAAGATAAAAAAGCTGAAAAAACAGTTCAAGTTGAAGAGAAACCTAAGACAGCTCCTAAAAAGGAAAAACCTTCATTAGCAGATTTGAAGAAACAAATATCTGATTCTCAACCTAAAACTTCAAATGGAGGTTTTAGTCCAACTGCTGACCCAGATGGAGAAGAAGTAGTAGATAGAGTTTTACAAAATGTAACATATTCAAATGGTTTAGTATCAGGAAGTAAAATGGGAAATTCAGAAGGTGGACTTTTAGTTGATTGGAATGATGGAAATAGAGCACCAGAATTCCCTCAATCTGCAAGAGCTTCTGGGAAACATGGGAAATTAAAGATTAAGTTAAAAGTTGATAAAGCTGGAAATGTTTTATCTTATGTTATAGTAGAAGGAAGTGGAGTACCAGAAATAGATGCCTCTGTTGAAAGAGTTATAGGAAGTTGGAGAGTAAAACTTCTAAAAAAAGGTAAGCCAGTAAACGGAACATTTTATCTAAATTATAATTTTAATTTTAAATAAAAAACTGGAGGGGTAATATGTTATTATTAGGTTTTCGTCTTGACAATGACTTAAAATTAGAATTTGAAAATAATTTTGAAAATGATTTAGTATTTGTGGAAAATATTATGTCTTTTATGGAAGCTATAAAAAGTAGAAAATATGAAGCGATAGTTATAGATGAAAGAAACTCCAAAGAGGAAGCACTTATCAATTTAATTTTAAAGGTTACAGAAGTTCAAAAAAAGGCAGTCATAATTATTTTAGGTGAAACTTCAAATTGGAGAATTATTGCTGGAAGTATAAAAGCTGGAGCCTATGATTACATATTAAAGCCAGAATTATCAAAATCTATTGTAAAAATAGTAGAAAAATCAGTAAAAGATTATAAAGGACTGGCTGAAAGAGTTGATAAAACTAAAAGTACAGGTGAAAAACTAATAGGTAGAAGTAAACTTATGATAGACCTTTACAAAGTTATCGGAAAAGTTGCAAATAACTCTGCACCAGTTTTAGTAACAGGAGAAAGAGGAACAGGAAAAACAAGTGT
It encodes:
- a CDS encoding ExbD/TolR family protein, producing the protein MKLERIKRRSGGTLVLEITPLIDVVFLLLIFFMLATSFDERSAFKIDLPKSTAAKTKSTLKEVQVLVDKDRNVYLRYTDNSGKSQNEKLDLASFVSVVSEKLNNSENKDVIISADKDIDYGFIVEIMSLLKESGASAINIDTAIKSR
- a CDS encoding energy transducer TonB; the encoded protein is MKKNDYICLFLSIVINIGIILALTIFSTDETIETDEIKIGLIAVESDATTKFKGEKNVDAKKQNLEADSIEKKAEEDKKREEKPVEKPEEKPVEKPEKEKPEKKVEEDKKAEKTVQVEEKPKTAPKKEKPSLADLKKQISDSQPKTSNGGFSPTADPDGEEVVDRVLQNVTYSNGLVSGSKMGNSEGGLLVDWNDGNRAPEFPQSARASGKHGKLKIKLKVDKAGNVLSYVIVEGSGVPEIDASVERVIGSWRVKLLKKGKPVNGTFYLNYNFNFK